In Deinococcus aquaedulcis, the genomic stretch CACGGCGGTGCGGTATTCGTCGGCGTTGCGGGCCTGCGGGCCCTGCAGGGTATGCACGGTGGCCTGCACGGTGAAGTGCGCGTCGGGCAGGGCGGCCAGATTGGCGCGGGCGCTGGCGTGGCGGGCCCCCAGCAGCGCGCCCAGCATGCCGGCTTCTTCGCTGCGCTGCATCAGTTCGCGCTGAAAGGTGCGGTCCTTGATGCTGGTGATCACGTCCCAGGCCGCGTCGGACAGGGCGGCCTGCGGCGAAGCGGGGCGGGCCACCTCCACGAACAGGGTGTCGCCCGCGCGCCACGTGCGCGTAAAGGCCCCTGCGCGGGCCGGGGACCACTCGGTTTCAAAGTCGCGGGCGTCCTCGATCAGCACGCGCAGTCGGGCCAGGGGCGTGTCGCCGGGCACGCGGTGGCCGTCACCCAGCACGCCCCACAGACTCAGGCCGCGTTCGTCGGCAGCGCCCATGCTTTCCAGCGCGCGTGCCAGGGCTGCTGGCCCTTCGCTGACCAGGGCCACCGGGCGGCCCCCCTCTAGAATGGCGATGTCCTGGCCGCCTTCGGCGAGGCGGGCTTCAAAGCGCAGGTGGTGCAGCCCCAGGCCCCAGCGGCGCAGCGCCTGGACCAGAGCGCCCGTCAGCGCGGCGTTCATGGTGTCGGGGTCGGCGCCGCTGCCTTGCAGGGCACGCACGCCACTGTCCACGGCGGCGGTGGCCATCAGGGCATCAAAGGCCTCGAAGGGGGAGGTGGTCTGCCGCTCGTCTTTTGTTTTCACTCGTGCCATAGCCCCTCTATTCTGCCCTGAACAGAGCGTCTTGTGTGTCGGGTCGGCACCTTATGGGCGCTGGGTGCGGGCTGATACAGATTGCCGACTCTGCTCCGCAGGTCTACAAATCCCGTCAGTCGGGAAAATGTCGGAAGGGATGACGGCAGGTTTCGGACGTCGCCTGAGCCATGTCGCGGACCGTGTTCACGCGAGGCGAGTAGGCCATAGGAGAAACGTCGTCTGGAACGCCAAGGCTGCTCGCCCCCCTCTGCGGCGCAGCGCAAAGGTGGAGGAAAAAACGGCGTGTTCATTGGACTGAGCTCCACAGACTGGTGAACCTGTTCAGAGCGTTGATGAGGGCCTCCCTTACCCGGCACACCTCCACACAGGCGGACGGGCGCGCGGCCCCAGCTCAGGTAAGCTGCGGGGCACTGTGCGTCCTGCTGCCTGCCCGGAGTGTTCCCACCCATGACTACCACCCTCAGCGGCCAGTTGCTGCTGCCCAGCGGCCTGCAGAGCGGGCGCCTGACGGTGCAAGGGGACCGGATTGCGCACATAGAGCCTTTGCCCAGCGCCGACCCCTCGGTCCTGATTCTGCCCGGCTTCGTGGACACGCACGTGCACGGGGGCGCGGGGGGCGACACGATGGACGGCCCAGAGGGCATTCGCACCCTGGCGCGGCTGCACGCCCGGCACGGCACCACCACGCTGCTGCCCACCACGATCACCAACCCCTGGCCAGAGGTGCTGCGCGCGCTGCGGGCCGTGGCGCAGGTGGCCCAGGAGGGTGGGGTCCCGGGCGGCGCCGACCTGCCCGGCGCGCACCTGGAAGGCCCCTTTATCAGCCCCGGGCGGCTGGGCGCCCAGCCGCCCTGCGCCGTGGACCCCACCCCCGAGCGCGTGGCTGAGGTGCTGGCCACCGGCGCCGTGCGCGCCGTGACCCTGGCCCCGGAGCTGCCGGGCGCCCTGGACGCCGCGCGCACCTTTGCCCGGGCGGGCGTGCGCGTGGGCATCGGCCACACCCGCGCCGACGCCGAGACCGTGCAGGCCGCCCTGGCGGCAGTCCACGAGGCCGGCGGCCAGAGCTGCGCCACCCACCTCTTTAACGCGATGGGCGGCATTGAGGGCCGTGTGCCTGGTCCCCCCGGCGCCCTGATCGCCGACCCCCACGCCACCCTGGAAGTCATTCTGGACGGCCTGCACGTGCACCCCACCTCGTTTCTGCTGGCCCGCGCAGCGGCGCCCGGGCGGGTCATGCTGATTACGGATGCCATGCGCGCCGCTGGCCTGGGCGA encodes the following:
- a CDS encoding DNA repair protein encodes the protein MARVKTKDERQTTSPFEAFDALMATAAVDSGVRALQGSGADPDTMNAALTGALVQALRRWGLGLHHLRFEARLAEGGQDIAILEGGRPVALVSEGPAALARALESMGAADERGLSLWGVLGDGHRVPGDTPLARLRVLIEDARDFETEWSPARAGAFTRTWRAGDTLFVEVARPASPQAALSDAAWDVITSIKDRTFQRELMQRSEEAGMLGALLGARHASARANLAALPDAHFTVQATVHTLQGPQARNADEYRTAVRQATEELDALQGQVTRQLAEVLRHGLKSN
- the nagA gene encoding N-acetylglucosamine-6-phosphate deacetylase gives rise to the protein MTTTLSGQLLLPSGLQSGRLTVQGDRIAHIEPLPSADPSVLILPGFVDTHVHGGAGGDTMDGPEGIRTLARLHARHGTTTLLPTTITNPWPEVLRALRAVAQVAQEGGVPGGADLPGAHLEGPFISPGRLGAQPPCAVDPTPERVAEVLATGAVRAVTLAPELPGALDAARTFARAGVRVGIGHTRADAETVQAALAAVHEAGGQSCATHLFNAMGGIEGRVPGPPGALIADPHATLEVILDGLHVHPTSFLLARAAAPGRVMLITDAMRAAGLGDGPSELGGQPVTVKGGKATLADGTLAGSVLTLDVALRRAAALGVPLPELSRMLSLVPARSVGLHDRGELREGLRADLAVLTPEFQVQATYVAGEQVCVPPSSPLT